The sequence GGGCGACCGGCCGCCACGGCTGGTGAACCCGGAGGTATGGGACCGCCGCCGCAAAGCCTAGTTCAGGAGGACATCATGCCGACACGGAAGCGCCCCAGGACCCGCACACGCGAAAGCGCCCCCTCGCGCCCACCGCGAGGGCCGCGCGATCCTCGGTCCGTGATCCCGGAGTTGCGCGACGTGCGCAAGAATCAGGTACAGACCGGGGACGAACTGAGGGACGCGAACGTGCCGATCGCGACCGAGCCCGCGTTTGTGTTTCAGCCCTAGCCGATGGAGACGCCGCTCTATCTGACGATCAGCGAGCTCCGCGACAGACTGCGCCGCAAACAGTTCTCGGCGGTCGACCTCGCGCGCGCGGCGCTCAACCGGCTCGAGTCGCACGGCGGCCGCTACAACGCGGTGGCGACCATCATGCACGATCGCGCGATGCGAGAAGCCCGGGCAGCCGATCAGCGGCTGCAGGGCGGGCGTGGACAGGGTCCGCTCACCGGGATCCCGTACGGCGCCAAGGATCTCCTGGCGGCGAGAGGCGCGCGGACCACGTGGGGGGCGCCTCCCTTTGCCCGCCAGGTGCTCAATTACGACGCGGCGGTGATCGAATTGCTGCGCCGGGCCGGAGCGGTGCTCGTGGCCAAGCTCGCGATGATCGAGCTGGCCGGGGGTGGGGGATACCGGTATCCCTCGGCCTCGCTTCAAGGGCCCTGCCGCAACCCTTGGAATCTCGAGCACTGGTCGGGAGGGTCGTCGAGCGGCACGGGGGCGGCGGTCGCGGCGGGTCTCGTCCCGTTCGGGATCGGATCGGAGACCTCGGGCTCGATCCTGTCGCCGTCCGCCAACTGCGGAGTGACAGGGCTGCGGCCGACGTACGGGCTGGTCAGCCGTTATGGGGCGATGGCGCTGGCCTGGACGATGGACAAGATCGGTCCGATGTGCAGAAGCGCCGAGGACTGCGGGTGGGTGCTCGAGGCGATCGCGGGGGGTGACCCGCGCGATCCCGGATCGGCGGGGCGCGGATTCAGCATGCGGAACGCCCGGGCCCGTCGGTGGTCGGGGGTACGCATGGGGTACGTCGGGGACGACTTCGAGGAGGGTGTGCACCGGTCGGCGCGGGCGGCGATGCGGGAGGCGATCGCGGCGTTCAGGAGCCTCGGCGTCCGGTGGAAGCGTCTCTCGCTGCCTGCGCTCCCGATCGACGCGACGGCGAGGACGATTATCCGCGCCGAAGGGTCGTCCGTGTTTCGAGACCTGATCGCGAGCGGGGGCGTCTGGAAGCTTGTGGACCGGCGACAGGCCATCGGGCTGCGCGCGGGCCTCGAGGTGACCGCGGTCGAGTACCTGAGTGCGATGCGGGTGCGGCGGATGCTTCAGGATGCGTTCCGCCGGATCTTTTCCGAGGTCGACGTGATTCTCGCGCCCACGCGCTTTGCGCCGGCGGGTCGGATCGACGAGCCGCTCGATCCTCAGTGGCGAACCCGGTCGCCGGCAGCCGGGCGCTCGACGCGACGTGGCGCGCGGGGCGGCGGGGGGGTCGCGC is a genomic window of bacterium containing:
- a CDS encoding amidase; this translates as METPLYLTISELRDRLRRKQFSAVDLARAALNRLESHGGRYNAVATIMHDRAMREARAADQRLQGGRGQGPLTGIPYGAKDLLAARGARTTWGAPPFARQVLNYDAAVIELLRRAGAVLVAKLAMIELAGGGGYRYPSASLQGPCRNPWNLEHWSGGSSSGTGAAVAAGLVPFGIGSETSGSILSPSANCGVTGLRPTYGLVSRYGAMALAWTMDKIGPMCRSAEDCGWVLEAIAGGDPRDPGSAGRGFSMRNARARRWSGVRMGYVGDDFEEGVHRSARAAMREAIAAFRSLGVRWKRLSLPALPIDATARTIIRAEGSSVFRDLIASGGVWKLVDRRQAIGLRAGLEVTAVEYLSAMRVRRMLQDAFRRIFSEVDVILAPTRFAPAGRIDEPLDPQWRTRSPAAGRSTRRGARGGGGVALVPAGNLAGIPGLSLPCGFSTTQLPVAVQLVGRPFEEALLIALGRAYQSITDWHRRTPPIPSKPEPRS